A section of the Pseudovibrio sp. M1P-2-3 genome encodes:
- a CDS encoding helicase-related protein, whose product MAANTTQDARDSIIERLTEDIIGPSDPNEIIDDRPSDRYLTGILFPIRTARDAAEDDESGEPSDTQESDTGMDSIRADSTFRPSSAGLSFAVRPRSKAQESTLIIRIRAGRYVAAQPEDGKDTTLESALAPLWQRIPRIAEISLPVKETRGTTLDLATNGLSNATLHMRATWWDEVLLITLAVSNSTVLNRGASREESEEAGLFQTSILVECLDGDFVPKPEHLITGQSNDDEDDKALALLYRDVDSYAVGHNCSADWQMGEDGKVESVHTTWLPETLIHPISAEGDNVFRRFAAGGAAGPLGASWLASANRVEIVPALTSFVDAYETWIDARQVECAALHDFLRVQGEKHLDQCRQAAARMRRGIDLLDTSNVALDAFSLANHAIALQQSWKAPNRPLVWRPFQIGFALLCLRSLADSEDEDRDLMDLLWFPTGGGKTEAYLLLTAFKIFLRRLEANGGPDGAGVSAFMRYTLRLLTIQQFERASALICACELIRRGLIDTGPVALPPHFANDAEISIGLWVGSGATPNTITEAIEALDKETEASPKQLQKCPCCHSLLRCAPNETQSRIEFHCINTNCKLSGTHLPIWTVDVDIYRQLPTLIIGTVDKYAQIVRSEDAGKLFGAGTDHLPPELIIQDELHLISGPLGSLAGLYEVAIDELCQSEGAPAKVIGSTATIRRARNQVSGLFDRNSFQFPPPGLVSTNSGFSVEDRTQPGRRFLGVSTVGRSAKFALQAVEASLLQSGANLPDDCRDGYWTVVNYFNSLRELGGSLVLMRDDVARTLTVLKGRRKTDIERRADTQIELTSRIPSSEIPAHLKQLEAIYGEEGVVDIVLASNMISVGMDVSRLGLMVVNGQPKTIAEYIQATSRVGRNSSAPGLVLSVYNANKARDRSRYESFTSWHQALYREVEATSVTPFAKRARDRALHAPLVAMARHLLPGFNRPDAVHGGKDGLLDLVDDIVDRIRRIDPDEAEGAFRELRHFVDNWADNTPEKYWDDYREALLISAETYTERNERAFAPGQRPTPNSLRSVEAATTFFLERTFAPRRDRDREREPRRERTRSRIRRQDRATQGEKSK is encoded by the coding sequence ATGGCTGCTAACACTACGCAAGATGCAAGAGACAGCATCATAGAACGACTTACCGAAGATATCATCGGCCCAAGCGACCCCAATGAAATTATCGATGATCGTCCATCTGACCGCTACTTGACGGGGATCCTTTTCCCAATCAGGACTGCCCGCGATGCGGCTGAGGATGACGAATCTGGAGAGCCAAGTGACACTCAAGAATCAGATACTGGCATGGATAGTATCCGCGCTGATTCTACCTTCCGCCCTTCTTCTGCCGGCCTGTCATTTGCCGTACGCCCTCGATCAAAAGCGCAGGAAAGTACCCTAATTATTCGGATTAGAGCTGGTCGGTATGTAGCTGCCCAGCCGGAAGATGGCAAAGACACCACCTTAGAATCCGCACTGGCCCCGCTTTGGCAGCGCATCCCTCGAATAGCTGAAATCAGTCTACCCGTGAAGGAGACAAGGGGCACCACACTCGACCTAGCGACCAACGGGCTCTCCAACGCCACCCTGCACATGCGAGCGACATGGTGGGACGAAGTGCTACTCATAACTCTCGCAGTGAGCAACAGTACAGTGCTTAATCGGGGCGCATCCCGTGAAGAGAGCGAAGAGGCTGGCCTGTTTCAAACATCCATCCTTGTGGAGTGCTTGGACGGTGACTTTGTTCCGAAGCCCGAACACTTGATTACTGGTCAAAGTAATGATGACGAAGACGATAAGGCCTTAGCGCTGCTATATAGGGATGTAGATAGCTATGCTGTCGGTCACAACTGTTCAGCCGACTGGCAAATGGGAGAAGACGGAAAGGTCGAAAGCGTCCATACGACTTGGCTACCAGAAACACTCATTCATCCTATCAGCGCGGAAGGCGATAATGTGTTCCGCCGTTTCGCCGCGGGTGGAGCCGCCGGGCCACTGGGGGCCTCTTGGCTCGCAAGTGCCAATCGCGTGGAAATCGTTCCGGCATTGACAAGTTTCGTCGATGCCTACGAAACTTGGATCGACGCGCGGCAGGTAGAATGCGCTGCACTACACGACTTCCTGCGGGTGCAGGGAGAAAAACATTTAGATCAGTGCAGACAGGCCGCGGCTCGAATGCGACGTGGTATAGATCTTTTAGATACTTCAAATGTAGCCCTCGACGCCTTCAGTTTGGCCAACCATGCCATCGCTCTTCAACAAAGTTGGAAGGCCCCGAATCGTCCATTAGTCTGGCGTCCGTTCCAAATCGGTTTTGCGTTACTTTGCTTGCGATCTCTGGCTGATTCTGAAGACGAAGACCGGGATCTGATGGATCTGCTCTGGTTTCCAACAGGTGGCGGCAAAACGGAAGCTTACCTTCTCCTCACTGCTTTCAAGATTTTCTTGCGCCGTCTGGAAGCAAACGGCGGACCAGACGGTGCCGGTGTCTCAGCTTTCATGCGATATACGCTCCGGCTACTGACCATTCAGCAATTTGAACGCGCATCGGCTCTGATCTGTGCCTGCGAGCTCATCCGGCGAGGTCTCATTGATACTGGACCAGTAGCGTTACCTCCACATTTTGCCAATGACGCTGAGATCTCCATCGGATTATGGGTCGGCTCTGGAGCTACTCCAAATACTATAACAGAGGCAATAGAGGCCCTTGACAAGGAAACAGAGGCATCCCCAAAACAACTGCAAAAATGCCCTTGTTGTCACTCGTTGCTCAGGTGCGCACCTAACGAAACGCAAAGTCGCATTGAGTTTCACTGCATCAACACCAACTGCAAACTCAGTGGAACGCACCTGCCCATCTGGACAGTAGATGTCGATATCTATCGCCAGCTCCCAACCCTGATCATTGGCACCGTTGACAAGTATGCCCAGATCGTACGCTCCGAAGATGCCGGCAAACTTTTCGGCGCGGGGACAGACCATCTTCCGCCTGAACTTATTATTCAAGACGAACTTCACCTGATCTCGGGCCCTCTGGGAAGTCTCGCTGGCCTTTATGAAGTTGCCATCGACGAACTGTGCCAATCAGAAGGTGCACCTGCCAAGGTGATTGGCTCCACCGCCACCATCCGACGCGCAAGAAATCAAGTCTCAGGACTCTTTGACAGAAACAGCTTTCAATTCCCCCCACCCGGTCTCGTTTCAACAAACTCGGGCTTTTCAGTAGAGGACCGCACGCAGCCTGGGCGGCGCTTTCTGGGGGTGAGCACAGTTGGCCGTTCCGCCAAGTTCGCACTTCAGGCGGTCGAAGCAAGCCTGCTGCAGAGCGGAGCGAACCTCCCGGACGATTGTCGTGACGGATACTGGACAGTTGTTAACTACTTCAATTCGCTTCGCGAACTCGGTGGTTCACTAGTGCTCATGCGGGATGACGTGGCTCGCACGCTGACCGTCCTGAAAGGCCGTCGGAAAACCGACATCGAGCGACGTGCCGACACGCAAATTGAACTCACCAGCCGTATTCCCTCCAGCGAGATCCCCGCGCACCTCAAGCAACTCGAAGCAATTTACGGAGAGGAAGGCGTAGTAGATATTGTTCTTGCGTCAAACATGATCTCGGTCGGTATGGATGTCTCGCGTCTCGGTTTAATGGTTGTCAATGGTCAACCAAAGACCATCGCTGAATACATACAGGCAACCAGCCGTGTTGGCCGTAACTCAAGCGCGCCAGGCCTCGTACTATCCGTTTACAACGCCAATAAGGCTCGAGACCGAAGCAGATATGAGTCTTTCACAAGCTGGCACCAGGCTCTCTATCGAGAGGTTGAAGCGACCAGCGTAACACCATTCGCAAAGCGGGCCCGCGACCGTGCCCTTCATGCGCCTCTCGTAGCCATGGCACGACATTTGCTACCTGGGTTCAATCGCCCCGACGCGGTCCATGGCGGCAAGGATGGCCTGCTTGATCTCGTAGATGACATCGTTGACAGGATCAGACGAATCGACCCAGACGAAGCAGAAGGAGCTTTCAGGGAATTGCGTCATTTCGTCGACAATTGGGCAGACAATACGCCGGAAAAGTATTGGGACGACTACCGAGAAGCCCTTTTGATCAGTGCAGAGACCTATACCGAGCGGAATGAGCGTGCTTTCGCGCCCGGCCAACGTCCCACACCAAACAGCCTGCGCAGCGTCGAGGCTGCCACCACTTTCTTTTTAGAAAGGACCTTTGCTCCGCGCCGGGACCGAGATCGCGAAAGGGAGCCTAGAAGAGAGAGAACCCGCAGCCGCATACGTAGACAAGATCGCGCTACGCAAGGGGAAAAATCGAAATGA